Proteins co-encoded in one Armatimonadota bacterium genomic window:
- a CDS encoding vitamin K epoxide reductase family protein has product MRPSMPPGRDRSGSAATTRSARIRPRAPLPAAGTVTTRLWWGAAALAGAGVLVAGILVMLAVRGTTPLCLTGACDAVARGPYARFLGAPLVLWGLVAFGVTAGTAIAGAQSPRRRGDLLPVLVGLVAFGAAFSAYLTWLQVGVLRAVCAWCAASALLWFALAACGSLLAAATP; this is encoded by the coding sequence GTGCGGCCATCGATGCCGCCAGGGCGCGATAGGTCCGGCAGCGCGGCCACGACGCGGTCCGCACGGATTCGCCCCCGGGCTCCGCTGCCGGCCGCGGGTACCGTCACCACCCGCCTGTGGTGGGGCGCGGCGGCGTTGGCAGGGGCCGGGGTACTCGTCGCCGGCATTCTCGTCATGCTCGCGGTGCGGGGGACGACACCGCTGTGCCTGACCGGCGCCTGCGACGCGGTAGCACGGGGCCCCTACGCCCGGTTCCTGGGCGCACCCCTGGTCCTGTGGGGCCTGGTGGCCTTCGGTGTGACAGCCGGCACGGCCATCGCCGGCGCCCAGTCCCCCCGGCGACGGGGGGACCTGTTGCCGGTGCTGGTCGGCCTGGTGGCGTTCGGCGCTGCCTTTTCGGCGTACCTGACGTGGCTGCAGGTGGGCGTGCTCCGGGCCGTGTGTGCCTGGTGTGCCGCCAGCGCCCTCCTGTGGTTCGCGCTGGCCGCCTGCGGGAGCCTGCTGGCCGCCGCGACCCCATGA
- a CDS encoding hemerythrin domain-containing protein: protein MSQAKAALLEAYRREHADLGAGLEALTQMLDRLHDGQPAPGAVRDAERFFQQVMIPHAEWEELTFYPAAGELLRQHGDVNAAMVLDHREIAARVADLLALLARIEAGDREPALIDRARLLGYQIRALVEVHCRKEEEIYCALVRRHLSDGDVVRALAIGDQLGHD from the coding sequence ATGAGTCAGGCCAAGGCGGCGCTGCTGGAGGCGTACCGGAGGGAGCATGCAGACCTCGGGGCCGGGCTCGAGGCGCTCACGCAGATGCTCGACCGGCTGCACGACGGCCAGCCGGCGCCCGGGGCGGTGCGGGATGCCGAGCGGTTCTTCCAGCAGGTGATGATTCCCCACGCCGAGTGGGAAGAGCTGACGTTCTACCCGGCGGCGGGCGAACTGCTCCGCCAGCACGGCGACGTCAACGCCGCGATGGTCCTGGACCACCGGGAGATCGCCGCTCGCGTGGCCGACCTGCTAGCCCTGCTGGCGCGCATCGAGGCCGGCGACCGCGAGCCCGCGCTGATCGACCGCGCCCGGCTGCTGGGCTACCAGATCCGCGCGCTGGTGGAGGTGCACTGCCGCAAAGAGGAAGAGATCTACTGCGCCCTGGTGCGCCGCCATCTCTCCGACGGCGACGTGGTCCGCGCCCTCGCCATCGGGGACCAGCTGGGGCACGACTGA